The genomic region TCTCACACCTTGTGGGCGgtcttcaagctcgggtcctctaccagaacctgggagcttgagggtcctgcgcagtatctttgctgcttctaggactgcgctcttctgtaCACAGATCTCAagtgttgttcctgggatctgctggagctaCTCGCCCTGTTCAGGGAGTCACTGCAGAGAGTaatccgattaccactgggaccactgttaccttcaccctccacatcttctagAGTTCCTCTCTCAGCCATTGGTACTTCTCGAGCTTCTCGTGATCCTTCTTCCTAATTGCTATCACTCGGTATACAgccgtcttcctctgcttgtccaccactactatgtccggttggttagccgtcaccagtttgtctgtctgtatctggaagtcccacaggatcttagcttggtcattctcGACAACCCAGGGGGGTGTGTCCCATTTTGATCTTGGGACTTCAAGGTGATACTCAGCACGGATGTTTCTGTATCCTCTGTCGgtcacttggttatggcgttccacgTATGCCATGCCTGTTAGCATCTTGCATCCTGCTGTTATGTgttggattgtctcaggggcatctttatgCAGCCTGCACCTgtggtcttgcctggtgtggtagaccccctctatggatcttgtacttagagcttgttcctgtgctgccattgttagtgcctctgtgctgttgctgtctttcagtccagctgtGTCTACCACTTGTatgatttctggatgtcagccacttcctctatctgccggtggtacataccgtgcagcgcctgtccttccatgatggttcttattttttgtgttatACCTCATCAGTCACTTATTGCAATAGCAGTTGCATCTTGTGGATGTTGGAGCACTGAAGTTCAAGTAGTTTTGATGTTAGTCTAAATGCTGGGTGTCAAAGAACCCATAGGTCCCACGTCTTCATGTAATCCCTGTGTAATACCATCCAGCAGTTATCTATTTTCTCTTGTCCACTCATGCCTTATACTTgttcttctttcattttatgtgccattttatttattgagtCATTTACAAACTATGTACTTAAGCACTATTTCCTCTACCACATTTGTCCCcattatatttaacatttttaatttctttatccAGTATGGTTCTTTTATAACTAAGCtattaaataatgataaaatcagtaaataacAAGGGAAGTTATATAGAAAAATACATAACAGGGGAATTTATAGAGATTGaattaaatacaaagaaaatcaaaatatCCATGTTGATATCCATGGATATAATGACAATAATATATTTGTTAGGTTGAATTTTAGATTTTGGCAGTTCCAGTCCTTCATAGCATCATCAATTCAGAAAGCCACTGCATTCTTATGAGACCACAGTTTAAGGCAATGATGATGCTGTTCAGGGTTCCCACACTTGTCGTAAAGTTAAGTGACAAAGTAAATCAGTTTCATAGCACCTGTCAGACCTGCAAGCTTAAAATGCTTCACAAAGGAGGAAGAGCAATAAAAACCTGTTTCCTCCACACACATGcttgcacacagacacagctgTGACCTGTTATGAAGATAAGCTCTGACAACATCATTGCTGCTCAGCACCTCATTACAGTGTTTGCCAACTCCAGAGAGAAGCTCCAAACAGAgatgtgtgtgcatctgtgtgcatttatgcatgtttgtgtgttgactggggcccacagcagcagaagccaCAGGGAGCTAAGAAACCATGCACTATTTATCACCGTGACAACAGACAGGAAAGGGCCATGGCTCCTAACAGAGCACCGGGTCTGCGATtcctgtgagagtgtgtgtgataAAGAGAGAAACGCTGAATCATGTGACCTCCTGCGGTGCTGCCCTGTCAGAAAACAGTAACACTAGATTCATCTGTGCATGTGTCAGGATATTTTCAGTGTATGCCTGTGTGTATGGCTGGACACGCTGCACTAGTTGCACTAATTGACACCTCAGGTCACCCTAATGATCTTAATGTGGCTCTGCGGGTGAGAATGGGATACAGAATCAATGATCATCTCCTACCACACGAGCTCCCTAACAGCATCCCTGCCAGACCTATCAGGGCCGAACTTGTAGATTACATAACAAAGGGCATCAGGTAACTTACGTAAGCATCATAACAGCTACTTACAACAGCAAAGCCGCATGGTGTTCGTTTTAATTTGCTAAAATTTTGTCTAAAGTTAAAAGTGATGCTGGTGAATGTCTGAGCCTActtctgcaggaggtttcttcctgttaaagaggagttcttccttcccactgccaCCAGGTGCTTGCTCAAATGAAACACATTTATCTGTGGCTGCAGTTACTTTGCAGGGCTAAATTTTatttacaaatttaaaatgtgaaaatgaaataGCCACTCAGAATAAGTTCACCATGTTACACAGGACATTCATTATTTAAAGTAACAGACAGTTTGGCCACATGCAATATTTAAATCCATCAACATGTTATGCCAGGAAACATTAAAGCATTACTGCACACAGACTAGCCATGTACAGCCATTAAGTCTGCAGTCACTCATTTATCATCGTTAAAGAGTGTAAAAGTGTTTTGATGATGATTCAGTCTGTGCTCTGCAGACAAAGGGGCAGTAAGTTATACAattctcaaatcaaatcaaatcaaatcacttttattgtcacatcacatgtgcaggtacactggtacagtacatgtgagtgaaattcttgtgtgcgagcttcacaagcaacagagttgtgcaaaatacaataatgtaaaacaagcaaaatataaaaatggctaatctaaaaagtaataaatatatgtacaatatgtaaaggtatatacattactgaatgtgtatactaaatatgtttttctacgtgtgtgtgtttgagtgtgtatatagtatgtatatacatgttttacaaatgaaataaagtaaacaataaaatgagatatataaaatatacagaggttggtatgtgcaaaacttCATATTCTTCATATTTTCTAATGCTTTCAAGGTTTTTAGAATATTTCTGTGTctaaaaaacaattaaacacAATACTTTTTGACAATCATTACTTAAAGATAGTGAATGGGATCTAAAATAAACTATGAAATAAGCTTGCAGTATGAAGTTTGTGGAGTGCGTTTCTCTTCttcaccagcagggggcaacaataacaaatgtttttaacagcaGTTCAACGCTCCGCAAAGCGGAAGTTATCTCTTGTTTGTCTTCCGGTCTTTCTACGGAGCATGGCGAATTTGGAGCATGGTGAAGACAACCCAAAACATGTGAGAATGTCCGGTGAAACTCCCGACGCGTCCGTCCCGGACCAGGCGGCCCAAGAGACCCCAGCACCGGTAAAGACTGCTGCCGCTCTCCCGTTATCGATCCCGTCGTTCGCCGCTGCCTCCGAGCTGTTGTCAGCGCCTTACTCGTGTCTGGTCATGAACACCCACCGGAGACACATCGCCCTGCCGCCCGTGTATCTGAACAAGAAGAAGACGGGGATAAAGGAGGAGTTGGAGGCCGAGCTGCTCAAGTTCTCTCAAAggtgcttctttttttcctcccgcCGACGATTTTATCCAGTCAATAAAGCATTTTGAGCCGCACAGTCCACTTTCCCACgtacacaaacacgcacacgaGCTGCGATGTCCTCTAGCCGCTGAGTTTTCGCGTTGCCGTCTCCTGTGTTGTAAAAGAACCTAGTAGCTACTCATGAAACATCCTGTTAGGTCCTTTATCGGACACACACCTGCTGACGAGGTGGTGCTTTTAGGGGTTAAGAAGGTGGTGTTGGGAGGCTGTCactgaaatgcaaatttttagctttaattcaGGGACTTTAACAAAATCAGTGCATTGATTGTCCGGAAAATACAGCCATAGACACATAATCTAACTcagtttaaatgtgtttttaaatcctTTATAGTCAATGAGTGCCTAAAGTCATGAACATCACATCACCAACTGCTGATTCTTCCTTTGAGAAGCTCTACCAGGTCTTTGCTGCAGCCACCAGTTGCTGCTTATTTGTGGGCAGTAACTGCATTCAGTTGTTTGTTCAGTAACTGAAAACTTGTTGTATTTAGtagagatcaggtgactgacttggccactGACGATTATCTCTGCTCTTTGCCTCAGGAAACTCTTGGGTTTGTGATTTGCAGTGTGCTTCGGACCAttttccatttgcactgtgaagcactggctgatcagttttgcagcatttgtctgaatctgagcagagacgATCCCCAGGTCGTCCTGCTGTCACATCATCTATAAACACCAGTGATCCGgctccactggcagccatacatgctcATGCTTTAACACTTCCTCCACCGGGTTTGACGGATGATTTTGCTCTCTCTTATAGCTTTACTTTGGTTTTTCAGCCTGAAGAAGATCATCTTTGTGTGCACTGATATCTCTTTGGGCCACATAATGATAGTTCCAGTGAACAGCTACAAAATACAAGTTTAAAATTCTTTATTCTCCAGATCCTTTATCCTTTATCTGCTTAATTTATTGTTTAACAGAGAGAGCAGGCCTCTCCtggctaaaaacaaacacctgtTACTCAGTGTTACTGAACTGTCCTGTTACTTGTGAGCCTCTGAAAATTAAGGATTAAACAATTAATGTAGTTATTTTGTTAAACCTCTTGAGTTAAAGTTTATAATCTGAACTTGAATCACATcttaattgtttgttttaaaatccactgtggtgctctGCAGAGGTAAAAGTACAAACAATGTGTGATTGtctgcaaaatgtattttatgcatGAATCACTGAGCGTGGCCTTTTTAAATCCTTTCATACACCAGTCAGCTTTTATAAGCATTAAAACCAGTAATGGTAACACAAAAAGGTTTAGTCTTCTTCTTCAAATAAAGCACTGTCAGTTTAAATAAACTGTTCATGCACAAGATGACCTCGTTACTGTTGTCTCTTTCAGTCTGAACGGAGTCCCCTTAGCCTACGACAACATCAGGATAGTGAGACACCTCGGAGACATTTACGACGACAGCGGCTACATCCACGTGGACGTGGAAGCCAACTttattgtttttcagccgcaaaaaggacaaaaactaCGGGTGAGATTTACATTCACATTATTTAGTAGAAGCAGAGAAGCTGACGGGACTTTACCTGACATATAGTGTCTGTTAAGAGAGACCTGCACTTTTCAGTGTTTACTATTGTTGTAATATTCAAACAAGTGATATATTAAAACCTGGGGCTTTGAGGCGTACCTGTATTTTGTGGGAGTGATAAATTGCCTCTGATAAAATACAATAACTAACAGCGTGTATCACGTATTCGTCTGTTTGTAGGGTAAGGTAAATAAACTGGGAATAAGCCACGTGGGCTGCTTGGTGCACGGCTGCTTCAACGCCAGCATTCCCAGACCGAATCTGGTTACTGTGGAAACATGGAGAGACGCGGGGCCGAGGATCGGATCGGAGGTGGAGTTTGATGTGACGGCGCTCGACGCCGACACTGCTGGGGTGCTGCTGATCAGAGGACGACTGGACAAGACCAGGCAAGTGTGCAGTATCAGTGATGATGATTTTAGTAGCTTCGGGGCAAAACTAAAGGCCCCAGTATACTCGCCGCTTTGTGGCTGCCGGTAGCATCATCACGCCAGTAGTCACTGCAGTATTCTCCTGAACGGTAGGCGAGCAACTCAGAACTTCACGTCAGCGCTGgtatgggaggaaaaaaagtcaaaaccaGAAGGTTGTTGAAATAACACCCTCTGTATAATCTGTGAACCGCTGAGCTTCTGACCGTGTCGTTAAAATGCCACGATTGTACActttagggctgccacgattagtcgactagtcacgattacgtcgactatcaaaatcgtcgacgactgatttaatagtcgacgcgtcgtttgaagctttgtaagattccaaaagacgcaggaataagtagcaggatttgagagtgtaataacggactgaaacagaagatggcagcactgcatgtacaaggatgccagctgccgttaaaccccgaagaagaagaagctgtgtcccagaattcatagcgcagcccagctaagtttccaacaatggcggcagctagttagttttaatattactcttattattctttctgggtcgcaaaataaacgtttaacatattttcaggcgagaatgtaactgtgtaaacctcaaatatctgctcagtttatcaagacaccacatattttcaaaagcgctccgacgttttcggagacgtctgttacccaccagctcgatagctagccgggggaaaggttcactagagcccgtgagaacaccggactcccggcaaatcgttttcaaacccaccaccgtctttcactactcaggttaaacatatataagtcacttagataacttaaaaatgttattgtttggcctttttttagtattttatttgtttctgagtaaatcggtttggctgagattaaagttatagtttatacacggctgaataaacatcaagcagacaactgattatcagaagtgtgagatgttcccgttatattttagatagcaaggagtttattaaacttcaccgaaacaatctgcaaatcccattaaatttaataaactatcatcttgtctttatttttagttagcacataccctaaacacttaaagctgtaagctaatgatagttatataagagcagatgcatgctggtgcaataagctgtacgttttacgtccaatggatgcatgatctgattagtcgactaatcgcaaaaataatcggtgactagtcgaccatcaaaataatcgtttgtggcagccctagtacACTTGTGTCTTCAGCCCGGCTGAGCAATGTACGACTACATGTACTGAACAAGGCATTTAGTCAACAAAATCCaaatgtacaacaaaattgtCTCCGAATCACATTTCATCTGGACTGTGGAGATAAAGAGAGTAACAACAATTCAAATTCAGAATCATCTACAAgattaaaacaagtttaaaattGAATCTAACGTTATAGGAAGAGAGCGCAGGCAGGATGGAGACGAGTGTTGGGGTTGATTTATGACAGAAGGaaagcagcaagagtgaaagggaaggtttataAGATGACCTGCTCTGATGTATGGCTCTGAGATGGTGGCgctgagaaaaagaaaggagacAGAGCTCGAAATGTTAAGATTTTCACTGGAAGTGACCagaatggacaggattagaaatgagaaaatcagagggacagctcaggttgagcggtaca from Pelmatolapia mariae isolate MD_Pm_ZW linkage group LG22, Pm_UMD_F_2, whole genome shotgun sequence harbors:
- the polr1f gene encoding DNA-directed RNA polymerase I subunit RPA43 codes for the protein MANLEHGEDNPKHVRMSGETPDASVPDQAAQETPAPVKTAAALPLSIPSFAAASELLSAPYSCLVMNTHRRHIALPPVYLNKKKTGIKEELEAELLKFSQSLNGVPLAYDNIRIVRHLGDIYDDSGYIHVDVEANFIVFQPQKGQKLRGKVNKLGISHVGCLVHGCFNASIPRPNLVTVETWRDAGPRIGSEVEFDVTALDADTAGVLLIRGRLDKTRVQELLAMCECTETSVPAGEEDPEPTQDASEETPKKKKKKKKVKEEEIEEEIPTISACQLDNGVTPEPNGTRDEVNGNEAGENKKKKKKKKEKRIKEEEEEMDVSHVAVHGSDSSGYISDKPSKKRKRESGNDVTSSFSEDPDPVKPKKKRKVKIEQHA